One Halolamina litorea genomic window carries:
- a CDS encoding DMT family transporter, giving the protein MHSRYRNALGFLSLASLFGISFVAIKTGLGALPPLFFAGLRFDVAAPLLLGYAAIRHDDWLPGNRADYAGIAAGAVALIALNNGLLFLGQGYTTPAAASVMYGLNPILAPVIAVPVLGQRIGLRDAAGVGLGLVGVIVIVQPGPETFAGGAALGQLYVLCAAVAIAAGSVLLRRIGASMNSVALTGWSMAGGALLLHLASVAVGEHPAGPVTGEVVAAVLVLGLPSTALAYPIYFALIGKVGPVRTNLVAYVVPIVAAITGYLVLQQPITATTVIGFFVVLAGVALLERDVVREEVARLRA; this is encoded by the coding sequence GTGCACTCTCGCTACCGGAACGCGCTCGGCTTCCTCTCGCTCGCGTCGCTGTTCGGTATCTCCTTCGTCGCCATCAAGACCGGGCTCGGCGCGCTGCCGCCGCTGTTCTTCGCCGGCCTGCGTTTCGACGTGGCGGCGCCGCTCCTGCTGGGCTACGCGGCGATCCGTCACGACGACTGGCTGCCCGGGAACCGCGCCGACTACGCCGGCATCGCCGCCGGCGCGGTCGCGCTGATCGCGCTCAACAACGGCCTGCTCTTCCTCGGACAGGGCTACACCACGCCCGCGGCGGCGTCGGTGATGTACGGGCTGAACCCGATCCTCGCGCCGGTGATCGCGGTGCCCGTGTTGGGCCAGCGGATCGGCCTGCGCGACGCCGCCGGGGTCGGCCTCGGCCTGGTCGGCGTGATCGTGATCGTCCAGCCGGGCCCCGAAACGTTCGCCGGCGGCGCGGCGCTCGGCCAGCTCTACGTTCTCTGTGCGGCCGTCGCCATCGCCGCCGGCAGCGTCCTGCTGCGCCGGATCGGCGCGTCGATGAACAGCGTCGCGCTCACGGGCTGGTCGATGGCCGGCGGCGCGCTGTTGCTCCACCTCGCGAGCGTCGCGGTCGGGGAGCATCCCGCCGGCCCGGTCACCGGAGAGGTGGTCGCGGCGGTGCTCGTTCTCGGCCTGCCGTCGACTGCGCTGGCTTACCCCATCTACTTCGCCCTGATCGGGAAGGTCGGGCCGGTCCGGACCAACCTCGTTGCCTACGTCGTCCCGATCGTCGCCGCAATCACGGGCTACCTCGTCCTCCAGCAGCCGATCACGGCGACGACCGTGATCGGTTTCTTCGTCGTGCTCGCGGGCGTGGCGCTGCTCGAACGTGACGTGGTCCGGGAGGAGGTCGCACGGCTCCGGGCTTAG
- a CDS encoding 2Fe-2S iron-sulfur cluster-binding protein: MAVNTTALGLAVLLSGTLAALHFVRGQEWEAAPDISEEVLERRAASVPETEFPEPYNRSIGGGGAPAAAVGGEAGEEGELEGEGETGSGPGDIPEDEVEYFEVEFVKQGETIELPNNETILDAGEEEGFDLPYACRQGQCVSCAGHITDGPSEDFVEHDNQEMLSEDELDDGYTLTCVAYPRAEFTLETGEAP, from the coding sequence ATGGCTGTGAACACGACCGCGCTGGGGCTCGCCGTCCTTCTCAGCGGGACGCTGGCGGCGCTCCACTTCGTCCGCGGGCAGGAGTGGGAGGCCGCTCCGGACATCTCCGAGGAGGTGCTCGAACGCCGGGCCGCGAGCGTGCCCGAGACGGAGTTCCCCGAGCCGTACAACCGATCGATCGGCGGTGGCGGCGCGCCCGCTGCCGCGGTCGGCGGCGAAGCGGGCGAGGAAGGCGAACTCGAAGGCGAGGGTGAGACCGGCTCCGGCCCGGGCGATATCCCGGAGGACGAGGTCGAGTACTTCGAGGTCGAGTTCGTCAAGCAGGGCGAGACGATCGAACTGCCGAACAACGAGACGATCCTCGACGCGGGCGAGGAGGAAGGGTTCGACCTCCCCTACGCCTGCCGACAGGGCCAGTGTGTCTCCTGTGCGGGCCACATCACGGACGGCCCGAGCGAGGACTTCGTTGAGCACGACAACCAGGAGATGCTCTCGGAGGACGAACTCGACGACGGCTACACGCTGACCTGCGTCGCCTACCCGCGTGCGGAGTTCACGCTGGAGACGGGCGAGGCGCCCTGA
- a CDS encoding serine/threonine-protein kinase RIO2, translating to MVGNVASVMAELEDEDFYLLSGLEQGMRFSEWVNRGKLPDYADMTEEEVDYRLGRCSERELIERKTMQYEGYRLTFEGYDCLALRTFSERGTIEGVGAPLGVGKEGDVYEVQSYRPMALKYHREGYTGFRKIHKERDYTSENDHVSWFYTARKAAEREHEVLSELYPEVSVPRPVDQNRHAILMEKFEGVELERASFPSEQVVAVCDLVLREMKDAYEAGYVHCDMSQHNVAVAESGVTVFDWPQAVPTDHENADDLLARDVENVVSFFQRKYPGEMPDSVDYRGLSESIADGSFETVAAFEDEPPQ from the coding sequence ATGGTCGGCAACGTCGCGAGCGTGATGGCCGAGTTGGAGGACGAGGACTTCTACCTCCTCTCGGGGCTCGAACAGGGGATGCGCTTCTCGGAGTGGGTCAACCGCGGGAAGCTCCCCGACTACGCCGACATGACCGAGGAGGAGGTCGACTATCGGTTGGGTCGCTGTTCGGAACGCGAACTGATCGAGCGCAAGACGATGCAGTACGAGGGGTATCGCCTCACCTTCGAGGGGTACGACTGCCTCGCACTCCGGACGTTCTCCGAGCGCGGGACCATCGAGGGCGTCGGCGCCCCCCTCGGCGTCGGCAAGGAGGGCGACGTCTACGAGGTGCAGTCCTACCGCCCGATGGCGCTGAAGTACCACCGCGAGGGGTACACCGGCTTCCGGAAGATCCACAAGGAGCGTGACTACACCTCCGAGAACGACCACGTCTCGTGGTTCTACACCGCCCGGAAGGCCGCCGAACGGGAACACGAGGTGCTTTCCGAACTCTACCCCGAGGTGTCGGTCCCGCGACCGGTCGACCAGAACCGCCACGCGATCCTGATGGAGAAGTTCGAGGGCGTCGAACTCGAACGCGCCTCGTTCCCCTCCGAACAGGTCGTCGCGGTCTGTGACCTCGTGCTGCGGGAAATGAAGGACGCCTACGAGGCGGGCTACGTCCACTGCGACATGAGCCAGCACAACGTCGCCGTCGCCGAGAGCGGCGTCACCGTCTTCGACTGGCCCCAGGCGGTCCCGACCGACCACGAGAACGCCGACGACCTGCTGGCCCGCGACGTGGAGAACGTCGTGAGCTTCTTCCAGCGGAAGTACCCCGGGGAGATGCCCGACAGCGTCGACTACCGGGGCCTGAGCGAGTCGATAGCGGACGGGAGCTTCGAGACTGTCGCGGCGTTCGAAGACGAACCGCCTCAGTAG
- the ligA gene encoding NAD-dependent DNA ligase LigA, with translation MTEAPPDNPYVRDPDTEFVPTGELTEAEAREQADRLREAIRYHDYRYYVESDPVIADRTYDDLFGRLQELEDAFDLDTDGSPTRRVGGEPVDELEAVELIVPLLSLDSSGDADDVRGFDERVRREVGEDVQYVCEPKFDGLSIEIVYLDGRYERAATRGDGEVGDDVTENVRTISSVPQRLRGDPPAVLVVRGEIHMPMRAFQAHNADRVEQGKDPFANPRNAAAGSLRQLDPSVTAERPLDCFFYDVLWASEESAPLGEIGPDDDGASTGADGVAGLDSHWAEHRALPEWGLQVNDRHELVDDIEDALAFRDDLMAERDTLDYEIDGTVLKVNDRAQCRRLGTTSRHYRWAYAYKFPARKEETRIADIVVQVGRTGRLTPVALLDPVDVGGVTVSRASLHNQSEIADLGVGVGDVVRVERAGDVIPYVSEVVEDHSEGYFELPETCPVCGSEVERDGPLQFCTGGLSCPAQLKRAVEHYGSDSGLDIEGLGEEAAGQLVDAGLIENSVADLYRIDAEGLAELEGWGERSAEKLIDEIEATKSPSLGAFLSALGIPEVGPTMATDLAAAFGSLDALLDLADADDAEAEIRGVEGFGPTVASHVAEFFRNERNRRVIERLCEAGVDPEPPAATNAGDELDGLTFVFTGSLAVTRDDAESLVEAHGANATGSVSSNTDYLVAGENPGATKREDADDEGVPVLDEGEFASLLADRGIEYPPAT, from the coding sequence ATGACCGAGGCGCCGCCCGACAACCCCTACGTCCGCGACCCCGACACGGAGTTCGTCCCGACGGGGGAGCTGACCGAGGCCGAGGCCCGCGAGCAGGCCGACCGGCTCCGCGAGGCGATCCGCTATCACGACTACCGCTACTACGTCGAGAGCGATCCCGTGATCGCCGACCGGACCTACGACGACCTGTTCGGCCGGCTGCAGGAGTTAGAGGACGCCTTCGACCTCGATACCGATGGCTCGCCCACCCGACGCGTCGGCGGCGAGCCGGTCGACGAACTCGAAGCCGTTGAGCTGATCGTGCCGCTGCTGTCGCTCGACTCCTCGGGCGACGCCGACGACGTGCGGGGGTTCGACGAGCGGGTCCGGCGGGAGGTCGGTGAGGACGTGCAGTACGTCTGTGAGCCGAAGTTCGACGGGCTGTCGATCGAGATCGTCTACCTCGACGGCCGCTACGAGCGCGCGGCCACGCGGGGCGACGGCGAGGTCGGTGACGACGTGACCGAGAACGTCCGGACGATCAGTTCGGTTCCCCAGCGACTGCGGGGTGACCCGCCGGCCGTGCTCGTCGTTCGCGGCGAGATCCACATGCCGATGCGGGCGTTTCAGGCCCACAACGCCGACCGCGTCGAGCAGGGGAAGGACCCGTTCGCGAACCCTCGGAACGCCGCCGCGGGGAGCCTGCGGCAGTTGGACCCGTCGGTGACCGCCGAGCGCCCGCTCGACTGCTTCTTCTACGACGTGCTCTGGGCGAGCGAGGAGTCGGCGCCACTCGGGGAGATCGGTCCCGACGACGACGGAGCCTCCACCGGCGCAGACGGCGTCGCCGGCCTCGACAGCCACTGGGCCGAACACCGGGCACTGCCCGAGTGGGGCCTGCAGGTCAACGATCGGCACGAACTGGTCGACGACATCGAGGACGCGCTCGCGTTCCGGGACGACCTGATGGCCGAGCGCGACACGCTCGACTACGAGATCGACGGGACGGTGCTGAAGGTCAACGACCGCGCGCAGTGCCGGCGGCTGGGGACGACCTCGCGACACTACCGCTGGGCGTACGCCTACAAGTTCCCCGCCCGAAAGGAGGAGACCCGGATCGCCGACATCGTCGTCCAAGTGGGCCGGACCGGCCGGCTCACCCCGGTAGCGCTACTCGATCCCGTCGACGTGGGCGGCGTGACAGTCTCGCGGGCGAGCCTCCACAACCAGTCTGAGATCGCCGACCTCGGCGTCGGCGTCGGCGACGTGGTCCGGGTCGAGCGCGCGGGCGACGTGATCCCGTACGTCTCGGAAGTCGTCGAGGACCACTCCGAGGGCTACTTCGAACTGCCCGAGACGTGTCCGGTCTGTGGGAGCGAGGTGGAGCGGGACGGGCCGTTGCAGTTCTGTACTGGCGGGCTCTCCTGTCCGGCGCAGTTGAAACGGGCCGTCGAACACTACGGCAGCGACAGCGGCCTCGACATCGAGGGGCTGGGCGAGGAGGCCGCCGGCCAGTTGGTCGACGCGGGGCTGATCGAGAACTCCGTCGCCGACCTCTACCGAATCGACGCCGAAGGGCTCGCCGAACTGGAGGGCTGGGGCGAACGCAGCGCCGAGAAACTGATCGACGAGATCGAGGCGACGAAGTCGCCGTCGCTCGGCGCGTTCCTCTCGGCGCTGGGGATCCCCGAGGTCGGGCCGACAATGGCGACTGACCTCGCGGCGGCGTTCGGGAGCCTCGACGCCCTGCTCGACCTCGCCGACGCCGACGACGCCGAGGCCGAGATCCGTGGGGTCGAGGGGTTCGGCCCGACGGTCGCCTCCCACGTCGCGGAGTTCTTCCGGAACGAGCGCAACCGCCGGGTGATCGAACGGCTGTGCGAGGCCGGCGTCGACCCTGAACCGCCCGCGGCGACGAACGCCGGCGACGAACTCGACGGGCTGACGTTCGTGTTCACCGGATCGCTCGCGGTCACGCGCGACGACGCCGAGTCGCTGGTCGAGGCCCACGGCGCGAACGCGACAGGCTCGGTGTCGAGCAACACCGATTACCTCGTCGCCGGCGAGAACCCGGGGGCGACCAAGCGAGAAGACGCCGACGACGAGGGGGTTCCGGTCCTCGACGAGGGGGAGTTCGCGTCGCTGTTGGCCGACCGCGGGATCGAGTACCCGCCCGCGACGTGA
- a CDS encoding inorganic phosphate transporter: protein MPASLPILVGAGLVSLFVAWAIGAGSSGSTPFAPAVGADSITIFHAVVLAGIISFVGAVLQGGAITETVGTGLVDGVSPTPLLGFLSLATAGTFVAFGVVTGYPISTAFSVSGAVTGAGVALGGAVNWEVYRTILLTWTLAPFAVGLIAYLTAEALWHFEEPNSLPVLSAVLGALLPHLRLGFLGDGGASMAAVAPTPAGSPVSGGVLLTVGLALALAALVRYDSTHHPERSEDRFLIALGCLVAFSAGGSQVAFAIGPLLPLLDGSIPLRWVLAGGGLGLVAGTWTGAPRMIRAMGTEYADLGTYRSIAALLPAFVLTQGAVLFGIPISFTQAIVSAISGSGYVAGMASVSERKLGWTAVGWVGSFVGAFAVGFAAFTLVG, encoded by the coding sequence ATGCCCGCATCGCTCCCCATTCTCGTCGGCGCCGGCCTCGTGAGCCTGTTCGTCGCGTGGGCCATCGGCGCCGGCTCCTCGGGATCGACGCCCTTTGCCCCCGCGGTGGGTGCCGACTCCATCACCATCTTCCACGCCGTCGTCCTCGCGGGGATCATCTCCTTCGTCGGCGCGGTGTTGCAGGGCGGCGCCATCACCGAAACCGTCGGCACGGGGCTCGTCGACGGCGTCTCCCCGACGCCGCTGCTGGGGTTCCTCTCGCTGGCGACCGCCGGGACGTTCGTCGCCTTCGGCGTGGTCACGGGCTACCCCATCTCGACGGCGTTCAGCGTCTCCGGCGCGGTCACGGGCGCCGGCGTCGCCCTCGGCGGGGCCGTCAACTGGGAGGTCTATCGGACCATCCTGCTGACGTGGACGCTCGCCCCGTTCGCGGTCGGCCTGATCGCCTACCTCACCGCCGAGGCGCTCTGGCACTTCGAGGAGCCGAACTCACTGCCCGTGCTGTCGGCGGTGCTCGGCGCCCTCCTCCCACATCTCCGGCTCGGATTCCTCGGCGACGGCGGGGCGTCGATGGCCGCGGTGGCGCCGACGCCCGCCGGCTCGCCGGTCTCAGGCGGTGTCCTCCTCACTGTCGGCCTCGCGCTGGCCCTCGCGGCGCTCGTCCGGTACGACTCGACCCACCACCCCGAGCGCTCCGAGGACCGCTTCCTGATCGCGCTGGGCTGTCTGGTGGCGTTCTCGGCGGGCGGTTCGCAGGTCGCGTTCGCCATCGGCCCGCTGTTGCCGCTGCTCGACGGCTCGATCCCGCTGCGGTGGGTGCTGGCCGGCGGCGGCCTCGGCCTCGTCGCCGGGACGTGGACCGGCGCGCCGCGGATGATCCGCGCGATGGGGACGGAGTACGCCGACCTCGGCACCTACCGGTCGATTGCGGCGCTGCTGCCGGCGTTCGTGCTCACACAGGGGGCGGTGCTGTTCGGCATCCCGATCTCCTTCACGCAAGCCATCGTCTCGGCCATCTCCGGGTCGGGCTACGTCGCCGGCATGGCCAGCGTGAGCGAGCGGAAACTCGGCTGGACGGCGGTCGGCTGGGTCGGCTCGTTCGTCGGCGCCTTCGCGGTGGGCTTTGCGGCTTTCACGCTCGTCGGCTAA
- a CDS encoding MBL fold metallo-hydrolase has product MEITDHVYSLPVTIDFGGAERTFTPTAVETETGLILFDTTLPGHADALEDALAEHGFGFDDVRFVVLTHHDGDHAGALSAVQEHTNAATFVHWAEAPYVDGREFPIKAEDERYPPARVDVEVLDGVGFSTLAGPLELVETFGHAPGHSSFHLPEADLLIAGDALTADEEGLQGPAAQHTPEMERAMESVAMLGELDFDRTICFHGGFVEEGSERVREIAATE; this is encoded by the coding sequence ATGGAGATCACCGACCACGTCTACAGCCTGCCCGTCACCATCGACTTCGGCGGCGCCGAGCGGACGTTCACCCCGACTGCCGTCGAGACCGAGACCGGCTTGATCCTCTTCGACACGACGCTGCCGGGCCACGCCGACGCGTTGGAGGACGCGCTGGCCGAGCACGGGTTCGGCTTCGACGACGTGCGGTTCGTCGTCCTGACCCACCACGACGGCGACCACGCGGGCGCGCTCTCGGCCGTGCAGGAGCACACGAACGCCGCGACGTTCGTCCACTGGGCCGAAGCGCCCTACGTCGACGGCCGAGAGTTCCCGATCAAGGCCGAGGACGAACGCTACCCGCCGGCGCGTGTCGACGTGGAGGTGCTCGACGGCGTCGGCTTCAGCACGCTCGCCGGCCCGCTCGAACTGGTCGAGACGTTCGGCCACGCGCCCGGCCACTCGTCGTTCCACCTCCCCGAGGCGGACCTGCTGATCGCCGGCGACGCCCTGACTGCCGACGAGGAGGGGCTGCAGGGCCCCGCCGCACAGCACACCCCGGAGATGGAGCGGGCGATGGAGTCCGTCGCGATGCTCGGCGAACTCGACTTCGACCGGACGATCTGTTTCCACGGCGGCTTCGTCGAGGAGGGGAGCGAACGGGTCCGTGAGATCGCGGCCACGGAGTGA
- a CDS encoding CHY zinc finger protein, whose product MDVHGHEVRGVGVGPETRCGHYDSDLDVIAIRFPCCGTFYPCYECHRAVADHEAERWGATTGGSAADSHRDGEDGGAGDGSTTDGPSDDDGDATADGTDADAVLCGVCGSVLTVAEYVACEDRCPDCGAGFNPGCRTHYDRYFVEELFGDGS is encoded by the coding sequence ATGGACGTACACGGCCACGAGGTCCGCGGCGTGGGCGTCGGCCCGGAGACCCGCTGTGGGCACTACGACAGCGACCTGGACGTGATCGCGATCCGCTTTCCCTGCTGTGGGACGTTCTACCCGTGCTACGAGTGTCACCGCGCGGTCGCCGACCACGAGGCCGAACGGTGGGGCGCCACCACGGGCGGATCGGCGGCCGACAGCCACCGGGATGGCGAAGACGGCGGCGCCGGGGACGGATCAACGACTGATGGCCCGAGCGACGACGACGGCGACGCCACCGCAGACGGCACGGACGCCGACGCGGTGCTGTGTGGGGTCTGTGGCTCGGTGCTAACGGTGGCGGAGTACGTGGCCTGCGAGGATAGGTGCCCGGACTGTGGGGCGGGGTTCAACCCCGGCTGTCGGACCCACTACGACCGCTACTTCGTCGAAGAGCTGTTCGGAGACGGGAGCTGA
- a CDS encoding carboxypeptidase M32 encodes MSDSDSAYDRLHERAERVGGLETIDNLLFWDQQVMMPSGGTPGRSMQRGLVSALQHEAFTGDDVAGWLDAVDDADLDDDQQAIVREVRREHERKAAVDRDLIEETNAVISEANDAWETAREEDDFEVFAPYLEQLVELKREYANQIDPDAEPFSVILEEYEPYVGVDTAESILDSLRERLVPLIEEIRESDVDLGGAFVEHGPYDDDRQMALSEDALSFVGCDWDRSRLDTSTHPFSYGNRYDMRITTRFHDHSPVDGLMSSLHEYGHASYEHGLDEDRFPDPLGQSRSHSIHESQSRFWENHVGRSEAFWGEFLPIVRKHFPRLAEVSPREAFEAANQVYEDNLTRVEADEVTYHLHILVRFEIERALVNGDLDVADVPAVWNDKYEQYLGITPENDTVGCLQDIHWSIGRIGTFQGYTLGTVFSAQLQEAMEAELGADLEELVGDRRFDDMRTWMNENVHQHGKRYRTDELAEVATGKPLTADPFLDRIESKYRDLYDL; translated from the coding sequence ATGTCCGATTCAGACTCCGCCTATGACCGACTCCACGAGCGCGCCGAGCGCGTCGGCGGCCTCGAAACCATCGACAACCTCCTCTTCTGGGACCAGCAGGTGATGATGCCCAGCGGCGGGACCCCCGGTCGCTCGATGCAGCGGGGCCTCGTCTCCGCGCTCCAACACGAGGCGTTCACCGGCGACGACGTGGCCGGCTGGCTCGACGCCGTCGACGACGCCGACCTCGACGACGATCAACAAGCGATCGTTCGGGAGGTCCGGCGCGAACACGAGCGGAAGGCCGCCGTCGACCGGGACCTCATCGAGGAGACCAACGCCGTCATCTCCGAGGCCAACGATGCCTGGGAGACCGCCCGCGAGGAGGACGACTTCGAGGTGTTCGCGCCCTATCTCGAACAGTTGGTCGAACTCAAGCGGGAGTACGCGAACCAGATCGACCCCGACGCCGAACCGTTCTCGGTGATCCTCGAGGAGTACGAACCCTACGTCGGCGTCGACACCGCCGAGTCGATCCTCGACTCCCTCCGCGAGCGACTCGTCCCGCTGATCGAGGAGATCCGCGAGAGCGACGTGGACCTCGGCGGCGCGTTCGTCGAACACGGCCCCTACGACGACGACCGGCAGATGGCCCTCTCGGAGGACGCCCTCTCCTTTGTCGGCTGTGACTGGGACCGCTCGCGCCTCGACACCTCCACGCATCCCTTCTCCTACGGGAACCGCTACGACATGCGGATCACCACCCGTTTCCACGACCACTCGCCCGTCGACGGCCTGATGAGTTCGCTCCACGAGTACGGCCACGCCTCCTACGAACACGGCCTCGACGAGGACCGCTTCCCGGACCCCCTCGGCCAGTCCCGCAGCCACTCCATCCACGAGAGCCAGAGCCGCTTCTGGGAGAACCACGTCGGCCGCTCGGAGGCGTTCTGGGGGGAGTTCCTCCCGATCGTCCGGAAACACTTCCCGCGGCTCGCGGAGGTCTCGCCCCGCGAGGCGTTCGAGGCGGCCAATCAGGTGTACGAGGACAACCTCACCCGCGTCGAGGCCGACGAGGTGACCTACCACCTCCACATCCTCGTCCGCTTCGAGATCGAGCGCGCGCTGGTCAACGGCGACCTCGACGTGGCCGACGTGCCCGCGGTCTGGAACGACAAGTACGAACAGTACCTCGGGATCACCCCCGAGAACGACACCGTCGGCTGCCTGCAGGACATCCACTGGAGCATCGGCCGGATCGGCACGTTCCAGGGCTACACCCTCGGAACGGTGTTCTCCGCCCAACTGCAGGAAGCGATGGAGGCGGAACTCGGCGCGGATCTCGAGGAACTCGTCGGCGACCGCCGCTTCGACGACATGCGGACGTGGATGAACGAGAACGTCCACCAGCACGGCAAGCGCTACCGGACCGACGAACTCGCGGAGGTGGCGACGGGCAAGCCCCTCACCGCCGACCCCTTCCTCGACCGGATCGAGTCGAAGTACCGCGACCTCTACGACCTCTAG
- a CDS encoding redoxin domain-containing protein: MSQSDGLAVGEKAPDFEATFVTPDGDTAQMRFSRLLAERPILLNFYTMDFSPDCVSEWCSFRDFEWFTSNDDVGVVGISKSGPTMHRRFIDSLNLKYPLYADTDLKISEAFEVDYRAMGLFRRARRSCFLIDTDRTVRYKWLGDHWLDPTRDTPPVDEIHQAIVRELGGEAEPAF, encoded by the coding sequence ATGTCGCAATCGGACGGGCTCGCTGTGGGGGAGAAAGCTCCTGACTTCGAGGCGACGTTCGTCACCCCCGACGGCGACACCGCCCAGATGCGCTTTTCGCGGCTGCTCGCCGAGCGGCCGATCCTGCTGAACTTCTACACGATGGACTTCAGCCCGGACTGCGTATCCGAATGGTGTTCGTTCCGGGACTTCGAGTGGTTCACGAGCAACGACGACGTGGGCGTCGTCGGCATCAGCAAGTCCGGGCCGACGATGCACCGGCGGTTCATCGACTCGCTGAACCTCAAGTACCCCCTCTACGCCGACACCGACCTGAAGATAAGCGAGGCCTTCGAGGTCGACTACCGCGCGATGGGGCTGTTCCGGCGCGCCCGGCGCTCCTGTTTCCTGATCGATACGGACCGGACGGTCCGGTACAAGTGGCTCGGCGACCACTGGCTCGACCCGACGCGGGACACGCCGCCCGTCGACGAGATCCACCAAGCGATCGTCCGGGAACTCGGCGGCGAGGCCGAGCCGGCGTTCTGA
- a CDS encoding DUF3592 domain-containing protein: MQRRAVAVAAALFLVVGALSLGLVLTAEAPELTLEDDNTFQEGDRFNFDGQTYTVTTVEASESGEGGETTYEAVIEWQTDDGTQSTTLNQHTRTTLGDEEFFAHFESGEEVTLSANTLVLNQYTFDTEQYNTHTNGLWGVTILSGIVAILLMGIGYMPSRY, encoded by the coding sequence ATGCAACGACGCGCTGTGGCAGTCGCCGCCGCCCTCTTCCTCGTCGTCGGGGCGCTGTCGCTCGGACTCGTCCTCACCGCCGAGGCGCCGGAACTGACACTCGAGGACGACAACACGTTCCAAGAAGGGGACAGGTTCAACTTCGACGGCCAGACCTACACCGTGACGACCGTTGAGGCGTCCGAGTCCGGCGAGGGCGGCGAGACCACCTACGAGGCAGTGATCGAGTGGCAGACCGATGACGGGACACAGAGCACGACGCTCAACCAACACACCCGGACCACTCTCGGTGACGAGGAGTTCTTCGCCCACTTCGAGTCGGGCGAGGAGGTCACCCTCTCGGCGAACACCCTGGTGCTGAACCAGTACACCTTCGACACCGAACAGTACAACACCCACACCAACGGGCTCTGGGGCGTCACGATCCTCAGCGGCATCGTTGCGATCCTCCTGATGGGGATCGGCTACATGCCCTCGCGGTACTGA
- a CDS encoding lipoate--protein ligase family protein, which yields MTDHADREWRLIREEARPGPLQMALDEVAAETAAAGGPRTVRVYRWAPSCLSMGYGQAVDTVDWEHCEAAGVDVTRRQTGGGGIYHDNEGDIAYSIAAPADELPGELIESYHELCPPILDAFARLGVDADFVESERPSIYHPACYLRALHPAHDIVSDGGAGRKLAGNAQYRRKEAVIQHGSLTYDSRPEAHLAVFADPDVTVEQFEERVTGITDLVDVTRAEAVDAVESALQDWADAEEGSWTEAELERAEEIADTKYRNDAWIRDREAER from the coding sequence ATGACCGACCACGCCGACCGGGAGTGGCGCCTGATCCGCGAGGAGGCCCGCCCCGGCCCGCTGCAGATGGCGCTTGACGAGGTGGCCGCCGAGACCGCGGCCGCGGGCGGCCCGCGCACGGTCCGGGTCTACCGCTGGGCCCCCTCCTGTCTCTCGATGGGCTACGGGCAGGCCGTTGACACCGTCGACTGGGAGCACTGCGAGGCCGCCGGCGTTGACGTGACCCGGCGCCAGACCGGCGGCGGTGGCATCTACCACGACAACGAGGGCGACATCGCCTACTCCATCGCCGCCCCGGCCGACGAACTGCCGGGCGAACTCATCGAGAGCTACCACGAACTCTGCCCGCCGATCCTGGACGCCTTCGCCCGCCTCGGCGTCGACGCCGACTTCGTCGAGAGCGAGCGCCCGTCGATCTATCACCCCGCCTGCTACCTCCGCGCGCTCCACCCGGCCCACGACATCGTGAGCGACGGCGGGGCGGGCCGGAAGCTGGCCGGGAACGCCCAGTACCGCCGGAAGGAGGCCGTCATCCAGCACGGCTCACTGACCTACGACTCGCGCCCCGAAGCCCACCTCGCAGTGTTCGCCGATCCGGACGTGACCGTCGAGCAGTTCGAGGAACGCGTGACGGGGATCACCGACCTCGTGGACGTTACCCGCGCCGAGGCCGTCGACGCCGTCGAGAGTGCGCTACAGGATTGGGCCGACGCCGAGGAAGGTTCGTGGACCGAGGCCGAACTGGAGCGTGCCGAGGAGATCGCCGACACGAAGTACAGGAACGACGCGTGGATCCGGGACCGCGAGGCCGAGCGGTAG